A genomic window from Streptomyces sp. WMMC940 includes:
- a CDS encoding uroporphyrinogen-III synthase produces the protein MYHEQHAAAAVAPLSGFTVGVTAARRADELGALLQRRGATVLHAPALRIVPLADDGELLAATKELIDNAPDVVVATTAIGFRGWVEAADGWGFGEELLACLRGVELLARGPKVKGAIRAAGLTEEWSPTSESMAEVLDRLLDEGVADRRVALQLHGEPLPGFVEALRAGGAEVVVVPVYRWMPPEDLAPLDRLLDATVGRSLDAVTFTSAPAAASLFSRAEDRGVLPELLDALAHDVLPACVGPVTALPLQARGLDTVQPDRFRLGPLVQLLCLELPSRARTLPVAGRQVEIRGHAVLVDGVVRPVPPAGMSLLNALARRPGWVVSRAELLRALPGAGRDEHAVETAMARLRTALGVPNLIQTVVKRGYRLALDPAVDTKYADA, from the coding sequence ATGTACCACGAACAGCACGCCGCCGCCGCGGTCGCCCCGCTCTCGGGCTTCACGGTCGGGGTCACCGCGGCCAGGCGCGCGGACGAACTGGGCGCGCTGCTGCAGCGCCGCGGGGCCACGGTGCTGCACGCACCCGCCCTGCGGATCGTGCCGCTCGCGGACGACGGCGAGTTGCTCGCCGCCACCAAGGAACTCATCGACAACGCCCCGGACGTGGTGGTCGCCACCACGGCGATCGGATTCCGGGGCTGGGTGGAGGCCGCCGACGGCTGGGGCTTCGGCGAGGAACTGCTCGCCTGCCTGCGCGGCGTCGAGCTCCTCGCCCGCGGCCCGAAGGTGAAGGGCGCGATCCGGGCGGCCGGGCTGACGGAGGAGTGGTCGCCCACGTCCGAGTCGATGGCCGAGGTGCTGGACCGGCTCCTCGACGAAGGCGTCGCGGACCGCCGGGTGGCGCTGCAGCTGCACGGCGAACCGCTTCCGGGATTCGTCGAGGCGCTGCGGGCCGGGGGCGCCGAGGTCGTCGTCGTCCCCGTCTACCGGTGGATGCCCCCGGAGGACCTCGCTCCGCTGGACCGGCTGCTCGACGCGACGGTGGGGCGGTCCCTGGACGCGGTGACGTTCACCAGCGCCCCCGCCGCGGCATCGCTGTTCTCCCGCGCCGAGGACCGCGGAGTGCTGCCGGAGCTGCTCGACGCCCTCGCCCACGACGTGCTGCCGGCCTGCGTGGGACCGGTCACGGCCCTTCCGCTCCAGGCGCGGGGGCTGGACACGGTTCAGCCCGACCGCTTCCGGCTGGGCCCGCTCGTCCAACTGCTCTGCCTCGAACTTCCCTCGCGGGCCCGGACCTTGCCGGTGGCCGGCCGCCAGGTCGAGATCCGCGGTCATGCCGTCCTCGTCGACGGCGTCGTACGGCCGGTGCCGCCGGCCGGGATGTCGCTGCTCAACGCCCTGGCCCGCCGCCCCGGCTGGGTCGTCTCCCGCGCGGAACTGCTGCGTGCCCTGCCCGGCGCCGGCCGTGACGAGCACGCCGTGGAGACGGCGATGGCCCGTCTCCGCACGGCCCTCGGCGTCCCCAACCTCATCCAGACCGTGGTGAAGCGGGGCTACCGGCTGGCACTCGACCCGGCGGTCGACACCAAGTACGCGGACGCCTGA
- a CDS encoding sigma-70 family RNA polymerase sigma factor has protein sequence MRKDAAVADDRSGRARHRADSSRTSTSVPDEELMRVLYQEHAGPLLAYVLRLVAGDRQRAEDVVQETLIRAWKNAGQLNRATGSVRPWLVTVARRIVIDGHRSRQARPQEVDPSPLEVMPAEDEIDKALWLMTLSDALDDLTPAHREVLVETYFKGRTVNEAAEKLGIPSGTVRSRVFYALRSMKLALEERGVTA, from the coding sequence GTGCGCAAGGATGCCGCCGTGGCCGATGACCGTTCAGGCAGGGCCCGGCATCGCGCCGACTCGTCGCGCACCAGCACATCCGTCCCTGACGAGGAGCTGATGCGCGTGCTGTATCAGGAGCACGCCGGACCTCTCCTCGCCTATGTGCTCCGCCTCGTGGCCGGCGACCGCCAGCGTGCCGAGGACGTGGTACAGGAGACGCTCATCCGTGCCTGGAAGAACGCCGGTCAGCTCAATCGGGCCACCGGCTCTGTCCGACCCTGGCTGGTGACGGTCGCAAGGCGTATCGTCATCGACGGTCACCGCAGCCGGCAGGCCCGGCCGCAGGAGGTCGATCCGTCGCCGCTGGAGGTCATGCCCGCGGAGGACGAGATCGACAAGGCGTTGTGGCTGATGACGCTATCCGATGCGCTCGATGATTTGACCCCTGCTCACAGGGAAGTACTCGTCGAGACGTATTTCAAAGGGCGTACGGTCAATGAGGCGGCCGAGAAGCTCGGCATACCCAGCGGGACCGTGCGGTCCCGTGTGTTCTACGCACTGCGTTCCATGAAGCTCGCTCTGGAGGAGAGGGGGGTCACGGCATGA
- a CDS encoding HelD family protein → MAAQEAAVDSVRDREILVEQDHLDQVYRRLEEKIHEAEFLMDDAAKRGQVGTPGALAERDAQVFRAGIHLNRLNSEFEDFLFGRIDLLRGKDGKKGPDGAYTSVEPAEDAVRADGTGQYADIAETLHIGRIGVLDSDYAPLVIDWRAPAAAPFYRSTPVDPGRVVRRRVIRSKGRRVLGVEDDLMRPELTARLGGAELPVVGDGALMAALGQARTHTMRDIVSSIQAEQDLVIRAPAASVTEVSGGPGTGKTAVALHRAAYLLYQDRRRYAGGILVVSPTPLLVAYTEGVLPSLGEEGQVAIRAVGSLVDGAEATTYDDPAVARVKGSLRMLKVLRKAARGALELGETPDRLRVVAFGRRLELESDELQRIRHNTLGGTAPVNLLRPRARRLLLDALYAKSGAAGRHTDPELAAELRSSFDDDVTSEDSFIDFLDAWWPELTPLGVLAAMADERRLGRWSRRVLNPGEVRRLARSLRRDGLSAHDVAALDELQAILGTPVRPRKKREADPLDQLTGLEELMPQREESQRERAERLAAERTEYAHVIVDEAQDLTPMQWRMVGRRGRHATWTIVGDPAQSSWSDPDEAAEARDDALGTRPRRRFELTVNYRNPLEVAELAARVLTLAMPGMVAPRAVRSTGLRPRFAVARDDLERTVRLETQRLLDEVDGTVGVVVAMDRRAEATRWLDGLGDRAVALGSLEAKGLEYDATVVVSPAEIADESPAGLRVLYVALTRATQQLTVVSGRRDEPDADGVPDLLRD, encoded by the coding sequence GTGGCCGCGCAGGAAGCCGCTGTCGACTCGGTCCGGGACCGCGAGATCCTTGTCGAACAGGACCATCTGGACCAGGTGTACCGCCGCCTCGAGGAGAAGATCCACGAGGCGGAGTTCCTGATGGACGACGCCGCCAAACGCGGCCAGGTCGGCACCCCCGGCGCGCTCGCCGAGCGGGACGCCCAGGTGTTCCGGGCCGGGATCCACCTCAACCGGCTCAACAGCGAGTTCGAGGACTTCCTCTTCGGCCGGATCGACCTGCTGCGCGGCAAGGACGGCAAGAAGGGGCCCGACGGGGCGTACACCTCCGTCGAGCCGGCCGAGGACGCCGTGCGGGCGGACGGTACGGGGCAGTACGCCGACATCGCCGAGACGCTGCACATCGGCCGGATCGGCGTGCTCGACAGCGACTACGCGCCCCTGGTCATCGACTGGCGCGCCCCGGCCGCGGCGCCCTTCTACCGCTCCACCCCCGTCGACCCCGGCCGTGTCGTGCGCCGTCGCGTCATCCGTTCCAAGGGCCGCCGCGTCCTCGGCGTCGAGGACGACCTGATGCGCCCAGAGCTGACCGCACGCCTCGGCGGCGCCGAACTGCCCGTCGTCGGCGACGGCGCCCTGATGGCCGCGCTCGGCCAGGCCCGCACCCACACCATGCGGGACATCGTGTCCTCCATCCAGGCCGAGCAGGACCTGGTGATCAGGGCGCCCGCCGCCTCGGTCACGGAGGTCTCCGGCGGCCCGGGCACCGGGAAGACGGCCGTCGCGCTCCACCGGGCCGCGTACCTGCTCTACCAGGACCGACGCCGGTACGCGGGCGGCATCCTGGTGGTCTCCCCGACCCCGCTGCTGGTCGCCTACACCGAGGGCGTGCTGCCCTCGCTGGGCGAGGAGGGGCAGGTCGCGATCCGGGCGGTCGGCTCCCTGGTGGACGGGGCCGAGGCCACCACGTACGACGATCCGGCCGTCGCCCGCGTCAAAGGCTCGCTGCGGATGCTGAAGGTGCTGCGCAAGGCGGCCCGCGGCGCCCTGGAGCTCGGCGAGACACCCGACCGGCTGCGGGTGGTGGCCTTCGGCCGCCGGCTGGAGCTGGAGTCCGACGAGCTCCAGCGCATCCGCCACAACACGCTGGGCGGCACCGCGCCGGTCAACCTGCTGCGGCCGCGGGCCCGGCGACTGCTCCTGGACGCCCTGTACGCGAAGTCGGGCGCGGCCGGCCGGCACACCGACCCGGAGCTGGCCGCCGAGCTGCGCTCCTCCTTCGACGACGACGTCACCTCGGAGGACTCCTTCATCGACTTCCTCGATGCCTGGTGGCCCGAGCTGACGCCGCTCGGGGTGCTCGCGGCGATGGCCGACGAGCGCCGGCTAGGCCGCTGGTCACGAAGGGTCCTCAACCCCGGCGAGGTGCGAAGACTCGCCCGCAGCCTGAGACGCGACGGCCTGTCCGCGCACGACGTCGCGGCCCTCGACGAACTCCAGGCGATCCTCGGCACCCCGGTCCGCCCGAGGAAGAAGCGCGAGGCCGATCCGCTGGACCAGCTCACCGGACTGGAGGAGCTGATGCCGCAGCGCGAGGAGTCCCAGCGCGAGCGGGCCGAGCGGCTGGCTGCGGAACGCACCGAGTACGCCCACGTCATCGTGGACGAGGCGCAGGACCTCACGCCCATGCAGTGGCGGATGGTCGGCCGCCGCGGCCGGCACGCCACCTGGACGATCGTGGGCGATCCCGCCCAGTCGTCCTGGTCGGACCCGGACGAGGCCGCCGAGGCCCGCGACGACGCCCTCGGCACCCGCCCGCGCCGGCGCTTCGAACTCACCGTGAACTACCGCAACCCCTTGGAGGTCGCCGAGCTCGCCGCCCGGGTGCTGACGCTGGCCATGCCGGGAATGGTGGCGCCCCGCGCCGTCCGCTCGACGGGCCTGCGGCCCCGGTTCGCGGTGGCGCGCGACGACCTGGAGCGGACCGTCCGGCTGGAGACCCAGCGACTCCTGGACGAGGTGGACGGCACCGTCGGCGTCGTGGTCGCGATGGACCGGCGCGCGGAGGCCACCCGCTGGCTCGACGGTCTCGGCGACCGCGCGGTCGCCCTCGGTTCGCTCGAGGCGAAGGGGCTGGAGTACGACGCGACGGTGGTCGTCTCGCCCGCGGAGATCGCCGACGAGTC
- a CDS encoding anti-sigma factor family protein, translated as MNRQDQFGHFGQSEEGSVHETAGAYVLGILDDAEATAFEAHLAGCDICAAHLEEFAGMEPMLAMLAEAPAQPAVPRQPTALPFDSRIMQPPPRPTATVPTAPSPQLLDRLVDEVAVKRSRKRRRSMYMIAASAVLILGGPAVAVVVTQDDATAGNVAAPHPTSPAEDEFFAGMAEKVEATDAVTKVTATVGLEEKGWGTHAVLELKNVKGPQKCSLIAVSRSGEEEVVTSWSVPERGYGIADSTNKEAKKPLYIHGGAAMDRNEIDHFEVRTFDGKRLVEVGA; from the coding sequence ATGAACAGGCAGGACCAGTTCGGGCATTTCGGACAGTCCGAAGAGGGGTCGGTCCACGAGACGGCCGGGGCGTACGTCCTCGGCATCCTCGACGACGCGGAAGCCACCGCGTTCGAGGCGCATCTGGCCGGCTGCGACATCTGTGCCGCCCACCTCGAGGAGTTCGCGGGCATGGAGCCGATGCTGGCGATGCTCGCCGAGGCCCCGGCGCAGCCGGCCGTGCCCCGGCAACCCACCGCGCTGCCCTTCGACAGCAGGATCATGCAGCCGCCGCCCCGGCCCACCGCCACGGTCCCGACGGCGCCGAGCCCGCAGCTGCTGGACCGGCTCGTGGACGAGGTCGCGGTCAAGCGCTCCCGGAAGCGCCGTCGCAGCATGTACATGATCGCGGCTTCGGCCGTGCTGATCCTGGGCGGTCCCGCGGTCGCGGTGGTCGTCACCCAGGACGACGCCACGGCGGGCAACGTCGCGGCGCCGCACCCGACCAGCCCCGCGGAGGACGAGTTCTTCGCCGGCATGGCGGAGAAGGTCGAGGCGACGGACGCGGTCACCAAGGTCACCGCCACCGTCGGCCTGGAGGAGAAGGGCTGGGGCACCCACGCGGTCCTGGAGCTCAAGAACGTCAAGGGCCCCCAGAAGTGCAGCCTCATCGCCGTCTCCAGGAGCGGTGAGGAGGAGGTCGTGACCTCCTGGTCCGTCCCCGAGCGCGGGTACGGCATCGCCGACAGCACGAACAAAGAGGCCAAGAAGCCCCTGTACATCCACGGCGGCGCCGCGATGGACCGCAACGAGATCGATCACTTCGAGGTCCGCACCTTCGACGGGAAGCGCCTGGTGGAGGTCGGCGCCTGA
- a CDS encoding CGNR zinc finger domain-containing protein, which produces MGIGSYDGRFDSGRVCLDLVAAGPEDPGRLGRWLMAAGLLPPGTPLGAVTARWVPPFRELRACVEGLVDAQIDHRPGVPAPGRHGVPDGALVRLNAFASASAPPAVTAVRDDEGELVRAPLARPECAALLAAVARDAVDLLTDPVARARLRRCEGDGCRRVYLDTSRGRRRRWCSSEVCGNRERVARHRRRAALSRA; this is translated from the coding sequence ATGGGCATCGGCTCGTACGACGGGCGGTTCGACTCCGGGCGCGTCTGCCTGGACCTCGTGGCGGCGGGGCCGGAGGACCCCGGAAGGCTCGGGCGGTGGCTCATGGCGGCCGGACTGCTGCCGCCGGGCACTCCGCTGGGCGCGGTGACCGCGCGGTGGGTGCCCCCGTTCCGCGAACTCCGCGCCTGTGTGGAGGGCTTGGTGGACGCCCAGATCGACCATCGTCCGGGCGTACCCGCTCCCGGGCGCCACGGCGTTCCGGACGGCGCCCTCGTACGGCTCAACGCGTTCGCCTCCGCCTCCGCCCCGCCCGCCGTCACGGCCGTGCGCGACGACGAGGGCGAACTCGTCCGGGCCCCGCTCGCCCGCCCCGAATGCGCCGCGCTGCTCGCCGCCGTCGCCCGCGACGCGGTGGACCTGCTCACCGATCCCGTGGCCCGCGCCAGGCTCCGCCGCTGCGAGGGCGACGGCTGCCGCCGTGTGTATCTCGACACATCCCGGGGCCGGCGTCGTCGTTGGTGCTCCAGCGAGGTGTGCGGCAATCGGGAGCGCGTGGCGCGGCACCGGCGTCGTGCGGCGCTCTCCAGGGCCTGA